The following nucleotide sequence is from Kiritimatiellia bacterium.
AATCCGCAAATCCTCGAGCGTATACCCGTAAAGGTTCTGCAGCGTGATCAGCTTGTCCTGCAACGTCGGCGGGGGATTGCGCGGCGGGGGCAGATGGTCAAGCCGCACCATGTGCTTCTTCAACCATTCGCCGTAGGGACGACGCGAAGCCAGCTCGTGCTTGATTTCATCGTCCTCCACGATGCGCCCTTTGGACATGTCGATCAGGAACATGCGCCCCGGCTGCAGGCGGCCCTTGAGAGCAACATTCGCGGGGTCGACTTCCAAAACGCCGGTCTCCGAGCCCATGATCACGAATCCATCCTTCGTAACCAGGTAGCGAGAGGGCCGCAGACCGTTACGGTCGAGCACCGCGCCCACGCAGGTGCCGTCGGAGAAGGGAATGGATGCCGGGCCGTCCCACGGCTCAATCAGGCATGCGTGAAATTCGTAATAGGCGCGCTTTTCCTCGCTCATCGTTTCGTGATTCTGCCACGCCTCGGGGATCAGCATCGACATGACGTGAGGTAGGGAGCGGCCTGCGAGGTGAAGCAACTCGACAACATTGTCCAGAATAGCGGAGTCGCTGGCGCCAGGCGTCGCGATGGGGAAGAGCTTGTGGAGATCGTCGCCAAATAAGGGGCTATGGAATACCCGCTGGCGGGCGGTCAACCAGTTGACATTTCCGCGTAGAGTGTTGATTTCGCCATTGTGGCAGAGATAGCGGAAAGGCTGCGCAAGGTCCCAGGTGGGAAAGGTGTTAGTGCTGTACCGCTGGTGGACCAGCGCCATCGCGCTTTCGAGATCCGGGTCCGTGAGGTCGGGTAGGAACGGCTCGATCTGATCCGCCAGCATCAGCCCCTTGTAGACGATTGTTCGGCTGGATAGGCTGGGCACGTAAAAATATTTTTTCTCTTTCAGGGACGATTCGCGGATCGTCTTCTCCATCACCTTGCGGATGACGTAAAGCTTCCGCTCAAAATGCATCTGATCCTTGATGCCCTTTCCGCGCCCGATGAAGATCTGATAGATATCCGGCTCGACCGCGCGGGCCAGGTCGCCAAGCACCTCGTTGTTCTGCGGCACCTTTCGCCAACCGAGAAAGGTCTGCTTCTCCTCTCGGGTCACCCGCTCAAAAAGCTCCATGCAATACGCCCGCTCGCCCGGATCACGCGGCAGGAAGACCAGCCCAGCCCCATATTCCGTCTCCGGGGGCAGCGTGAAGCCCAGACCGGAGGTCACCTTGCGAAGAAACCGGTCCGGGATTTGCATGAGAATGCCCGCGCCGTCACCGGTTTTTTCATCGCAGCCACACGCGCCGCGATGGGACAGGTTTTCGAGGATTTTGAGGGCTTTGTGGATGACGTCGTGCGATTTGATGCCCTTCAGGTTGCACACCATACCGACGCCGCAGGAATCGTGCTCGTACTCGGGGCTGTACAGCCCCTGCCGACCCGGCGACAAATCCCGTTGACCGTCCCTGTCTTTCATTGTGCTACCCTTGTCTTTTTGCCTGTTTCCAGCGCACACGGCGCGGAACCTGGATCGCGTTCAAAAATTGCTGGAACATACGCGTTGACCGCTCCGCTTTCAATGCTCAAATCGGGGCGCCGCTCGGAATCTCGAGGCTGAATTTGTGGATATTTTCCTCGACCGCCACGGGATAGCGCCCCGTAAAACAACCGGTGCAGAAATCTCCCGGGTGATCGACAGCAGACAGGAGCCCGTTCAGGCTAAGGTATCCAAGGGAATCTGCCCCGATAAACTTGCGGACCTGCTCCACATCTCGATCGGCGGCTACGAGCTCCTCGCGGGACGGAAAGTCGATTCCGAAGAAACAAGGATGCCGCGTCGGCGGGCACGAAATCCGGACATGTACCTCCGTTGCCCCCGCCTCGCGGAGGGCGCGAATTCGTCGGCGCGCGGTAGTGCCGCGAACGAGGGAATCATCGACCACGACCACCCGCTTGTCGCGAACGACGCCGGGCACGACCGCCAGTTTCAGGTCCACGCTGCCTGCTCGCTGATCGGGCGTCGGCATGATGAAAGTCCGTCCCACGTAATGGTTGCGAATGAATCCATAATCCAGCGGAATGCCGCTCTGTTGCGCGTAGCCCAGCGCGGCCGACATGCCGCTGTCAGGGATCGGCACGACAATATCCGCTTTCGCCGGCTGTTCGATGGCCAGCCGGCGGCCGAGCCGAATTCGAACCTCGTGGACACTCTGGCCGAAAATAAAGCTGTCCGGCCGGGCAAAGTACACGTGCTCGAAAATGCACTGTCCCAGAGAGCCCGTGACCGGCTCGCAAAAAGTGCTGCTGCGAATGCCCCGCTCATCCACAACCACCAGCTCGCCTGGCAGGACATCCCGAATGTACTCCGCGCCCATCTGGTCCAGCGCGCACGTTTCACTGGCAAATACGTAACCGCTTCCGAGTCTCCCTATGGAAAGGGGCCGAAACCCGTAGGGATCGCGTGCGGCCATCAAAGTGTCTTTCGTCATGATCAGAAATGAAAAGGCCCCTTGCAGTTCACCCAGGGCACGTTCGACGCGGCGGGGCCGATTCCGAAACTGAGGGTCTGCGATCAGATGGAGGAGAATTTCGCTGTCCGTACTGGTCTGGAAGATCGCGCCCGCTTCCTGGTAATCTCGGCGCAATCTTTTGGCATTGGTCAAATTGCCGTTGTGGGCGATCGCCCAGATGCCATCGACACACTCCACCACCAGCGGCTGAACATTTTGCGGTCTCGGCGAACCGGTCG
It contains:
- the purF gene encoding amidophosphoribosyltransferase — its product is MCALWEKPRHYCGLVGVFGVENAPQVIYTGLFALQHRGQEGAGIVVSNGDKVRSIKGVGLVGEVFNRPQQPLSSLQGHLGIGHVRYSTTGSPRPQNVQPLVVECVDGIWAIAHNGNLTNAKRLRRDYQEAGAIFQTSTDSEILLHLIADPQFRNRPRRVERALGELQGAFSFLIMTKDTLMAARDPYGFRPLSIGRLGSGYVFASETCALDQMGAEYIRDVLPGELVVVDERGIRSSTFCEPVTGSLGQCIFEHVYFARPDSFIFGQSVHEVRIRLGRRLAIEQPAKADIVVPIPDSGMSAALGYAQQSGIPLDYGFIRNHYVGRTFIMPTPDQRAGSVDLKLAVVPGVVRDKRVVVVDDSLVRGTTARRRIRALREAGATEVHVRISCPPTRHPCFFGIDFPSREELVAADRDVEQVRKFIGADSLGYLSLNGLLSAVDHPGDFCTGCFTGRYPVAVEENIHKFSLEIPSGAPI